Proteins encoded together in one Hymenobacter monticola window:
- a CDS encoding SDR family NAD(P)-dependent oxidoreductase, with protein sequence MSNSKIALVTGGSRGLGKDMALNLAQKGLDVILTYHTQQAEAEAVVAEVTAQGRKAVALQLDASDVSSFARFFEQVQAALRDTFNAEKFDFLINNAGTGLYAPFASTSVQQFDDMLNIHFKGPYFLTQQALPLLNDGGGIVNISSGLTKMTNDLSSAYASMKGGVEILTRYLAKALGPRRIRVNVVAPGAVETDFGGGRTRDNKDVNAHIASLTALGRVGLPTDIGPVVAFLCTPEAGWVNAQRIEVSGGQGI encoded by the coding sequence ATGAGCAATTCTAAAATCGCCCTCGTCACCGGCGGCAGCCGCGGCCTGGGCAAAGACATGGCCCTGAACCTGGCCCAAAAGGGCCTCGACGTCATCCTCACTTACCACACCCAGCAGGCCGAAGCCGAGGCTGTGGTGGCCGAAGTCACGGCCCAGGGCCGCAAGGCAGTGGCCCTGCAGCTCGATGCGTCGGACGTGAGCAGCTTCGCCCGCTTTTTTGAGCAGGTGCAGGCCGCCCTGCGCGACACGTTCAACGCTGAAAAGTTTGATTTCCTCATCAACAACGCCGGCACGGGCCTCTACGCGCCCTTTGCCAGCACCTCGGTGCAGCAGTTCGACGACATGCTGAACATTCACTTTAAAGGGCCCTATTTCCTGACGCAGCAGGCCCTGCCGCTGCTCAACGACGGCGGCGGCATCGTCAACATCTCGTCGGGCCTCACCAAAATGACCAACGACTTGTCGTCGGCCTACGCCAGCATGAAGGGGGGCGTAGAAATCCTGACCCGCTACCTGGCCAAGGCCCTGGGCCCGCGCCGCATCCGCGTCAATGTAGTAGCCCCCGGCGCAGTCGAAACCGATTTTGGCGGCGGCCGCACCCGCGACAATAAGGACGTCAACGCCCACATCGCCAGCCTCACCGCCCTGGGGCGCGTGGGCCTGCCCACCGACATTGGCCCGGTGGTGGCCTTCCTCTGCACCCCGGAGGCCGGCTGGGTCAATGCCCAGCGCATCGAGGTATCGGGCGGCCAGGGCATTTAG
- a CDS encoding helix-turn-helix domain-containing protein — MRTATPLKPNTLAAFYEACAPTPGSAVGVLPPPDMGKGVGHFNVFPLADLRGAPPMNFNRRAYYKITLCRSPSQVERADQPPHVGANTLFLVTPQVPYRWLPLTDEPAGYCCVFDDAFLLPARSGVVLAELPIFRPGAYPVWEVAQADCAALEAIFEKMAHELPSAYAYKPDLLRTYLWELIHLVQKLQPVPSPLATHSAAERVATQFAELLERQFPRQSPQPPLRLRTAADYADQLAVHVNHLNRVLKETTSHTTTALISRRLAQEARLLLKQTTWSVSEVADGLGFADVAHFCTFFKRHTRQTPGEFRRLAG; from the coding sequence ATGCGCACCGCCACCCCACTTAAACCCAATACGCTCGCCGCCTTTTACGAAGCGTGCGCCCCTACGCCCGGGTCGGCCGTGGGGGTGTTGCCGCCGCCGGACATGGGGAAAGGCGTGGGGCACTTCAACGTGTTTCCGCTGGCCGACCTGCGCGGGGCGCCGCCCATGAATTTCAACCGGCGGGCCTACTACAAAATCACGCTCTGCCGCAGCCCCAGCCAGGTGGAGCGCGCCGACCAACCCCCGCATGTGGGCGCCAATACCCTGTTTCTGGTGACGCCGCAGGTGCCCTACCGCTGGCTGCCGCTCACCGACGAGCCGGCCGGCTACTGCTGCGTGTTTGATGATGCGTTTTTGCTGCCCGCCCGCTCCGGGGTGGTGCTGGCCGAGCTGCCCATTTTCCGGCCCGGTGCCTACCCGGTGTGGGAAGTGGCCCAGGCCGATTGCGCAGCGCTGGAAGCCATTTTTGAGAAGATGGCGCACGAGCTGCCCTCCGCCTACGCCTACAAGCCCGACCTGCTGCGCACCTACCTCTGGGAGCTGATACACTTGGTGCAGAAGCTGCAGCCGGTGCCGTCCCCGCTGGCCACCCACAGCGCCGCCGAGCGCGTGGCCACGCAGTTTGCGGAGCTGCTGGAGCGGCAGTTTCCGCGCCAGAGCCCGCAGCCGCCCCTGCGCCTGCGCACCGCCGCCGACTACGCCGACCAGCTGGCCGTGCATGTCAACCACCTCAACCGCGTGCTCAAGGAAACCACCAGCCACACCACCACCGCCCTCATTAGCCGCCGCCTGGCGCAGGAAGCCCGCCTCCTGCTGAAGCAAACCACCTGGAGCGTTTCGGAAGTTGCCGATGGCCTGGGCTTCGCCGATGTGGCCCACTTCTGCACCTTCTTCAAGCGCCACACCCGCCAAACGCCAGGCGAATTCCGGCGCCTGGCCGGGTAA
- a CDS encoding DUF58 domain-containing protein, producing MPLDLASIRSFENLEFLARQLVDGFITGLHQSPYHGFSVEFSEHRLYNPGESTRHIDWKVFARTDKLFVKRYEEETNLRAHLLLDVSPSMYYPAPGHDKLKFSILASAALTTLLTRQRDAVGLVTFADTIELQTPVRSTSTHRHTLLLALQQLLERPPAPKSGRGTDVAGTIHAIAQQIPKRSLVIVFSDMLGRGAAEQEAALAALQHLKHQHHEVLLFHILDRTTEANFDFAERPYIFEDVETGLEIKLQPSQIKEQYQAAMTAYEQELAQRCGQLRIDFVPVDVREPFEKVLYAYLVKRGKVR from the coding sequence CACCGGCCTGCACCAGTCGCCCTACCACGGCTTTTCGGTGGAATTTTCGGAGCACCGCCTCTACAACCCCGGCGAGAGCACCCGGCACATCGACTGGAAGGTATTTGCCCGCACCGACAAGCTGTTCGTGAAGCGTTATGAAGAGGAAACCAACCTGCGCGCCCACCTGCTGCTCGACGTGAGCCCCAGCATGTACTACCCCGCGCCGGGTCACGACAAGCTCAAATTCAGCATTTTGGCTTCGGCGGCGCTCACCACGCTGCTCACCCGCCAGCGCGACGCCGTGGGCCTCGTCACCTTCGCCGATACCATTGAGCTGCAAACCCCGGTGCGCTCCACCAGCACCCACCGCCACACCCTGCTGCTGGCCCTGCAGCAGCTGCTGGAACGCCCGCCCGCGCCCAAATCGGGCCGGGGCACCGACGTGGCTGGCACCATCCACGCCATTGCCCAGCAGATTCCCAAACGCTCGCTCGTCATCGTGTTCAGCGACATGCTGGGGCGCGGCGCGGCCGAGCAGGAGGCGGCCCTGGCGGCGCTGCAGCACCTCAAGCACCAGCACCACGAGGTGCTGTTATTCCACATCCTCGACCGCACCACCGAGGCCAACTTCGATTTTGCCGAGCGGCCCTACATCTTCGAAGACGTGGAAACCGGCCTCGAAATCAAGCTGCAGCCTTCGCAAATCAAAGAGCAATATCAAGCGGCCATGACGGCTTACGAGCAGGAACTGGCCCAGCGCTGCGGCCAATTGCGCATCGACTTCGTGCCCGTGGACGTGCGCGAGCCGTTCGAGAAAGTGCTGTATGCCTACCTGGTGAAGCGCGGCAAGGTGCGCTAA
- a CDS encoding cystathionine gamma-synthase family protein, translated as MPTLHDHAHIGGQQLRPESLMMSYGYTPAWSEGAIKPPIFQTSTFVFSSAEQGKAYFELAYGLRQANPDEEMGLIYSRLNNPSLEILEHRLTLWDGAEDAASFASGMAAISTTLLALLKPGDVVLHSEPVYGGSDFFLKNVLPKFGITAVGFRPTATPEELTAQVAGIEQGRLAMIFVETPANPTNHLVDLEACAALARQHGTPEHPIRLVVDNTFLGPVFQHPLKHGADVVLYSATKFLGGHSDLIAGAALASKALMKEIKAMRTFMGTMCDPNTGWMLMRSLETLKLRMERAAQSAQTIADWLRQHPLVARTYYLTHLEHCPAQQDIYRRHCLSPGSMISFDIRGGEPEAFRFLNALRLIKLAVSLGGTESLAEHPATMTHSDISVPEQAEMGITAQMIRLSIGVEDPRDLMMDLEQAFAAVGVAQERELELA; from the coding sequence ATGCCCACCCTGCACGACCACGCCCACATCGGCGGCCAACAACTGCGTCCCGAAAGTTTGATGATGAGCTACGGCTACACCCCCGCCTGGAGCGAGGGCGCCATCAAACCCCCTATTTTTCAGACGTCTACCTTCGTCTTCAGCAGCGCCGAGCAGGGCAAAGCATACTTCGAGCTGGCCTACGGCTTGCGCCAAGCCAACCCCGACGAGGAAATGGGCCTCATCTATTCCCGCCTCAACAACCCCAGCCTCGAAATTCTGGAGCACCGCCTCACCCTCTGGGACGGTGCCGAGGACGCGGCCAGCTTCGCCAGCGGCATGGCCGCCATCAGCACCACGCTGCTGGCCCTGCTCAAGCCCGGCGACGTGGTGCTGCACTCCGAGCCCGTGTACGGCGGCTCCGATTTCTTTTTGAAAAACGTGCTGCCCAAGTTCGGCATCACCGCCGTGGGCTTCCGCCCCACCGCCACCCCCGAGGAGCTCACTGCTCAGGTAGCCGGCATTGAGCAGGGCCGCCTGGCCATGATTTTCGTGGAAACGCCCGCCAACCCCACCAACCACCTCGTCGACCTGGAAGCCTGCGCCGCCCTGGCCCGCCAGCACGGCACCCCGGAGCATCCCATCCGCCTGGTGGTCGACAACACCTTCCTTGGTCCGGTTTTCCAGCATCCGCTCAAGCACGGGGCCGACGTGGTGCTGTACTCGGCCACCAAGTTTCTGGGCGGCCATTCCGACCTCATCGCCGGCGCGGCCCTGGCCAGCAAGGCCCTCATGAAGGAGATAAAAGCCATGCGCACCTTCATGGGCACCATGTGCGACCCCAATACCGGCTGGATGCTCATGCGCAGCCTCGAAACCCTGAAGCTGCGCATGGAGCGCGCCGCCCAGTCGGCCCAAACCATTGCCGACTGGCTGCGGCAGCACCCGCTGGTGGCGCGCACCTACTACCTCACGCACCTGGAGCACTGCCCCGCGCAGCAGGACATCTACCGCCGCCACTGCCTCTCGCCCGGCTCCATGATTTCATTCGACATCCGGGGCGGCGAGCCCGAAGCTTTCCGCTTCCTCAACGCCCTGCGCCTCATCAAGCTGGCCGTGAGCCTGGGCGGCACCGAAAGCCTCGCCGAGCACCCCGCCACCATGACGCACTCCGACATCTCGGTGCCCGAGCAGGCCGAAATGGGCATTACCGCCCAGATGATTCGCCTGAGCATTGGCGTGGAGGACCCGCGCGATTTGATGATGGATTTGGAGCAGGCATTCGCGGCCGTGGGCGTGGCGCAGGAGCGGGAGTTGGAACTGGCGTAG
- a CDS encoding toxin-antitoxin system YwqK family antitoxin, with amino-acid sequence MARVTAWLYFLSIATICHGQVENLKTTYPGLKTLVWAPGKTTYESFGQCTPCILETYGKDGHLYTKAVQYTDCGVGFYNEYYPNGKLKITGQHRENDTGKWSDIYARGFCWVKTGEWIFYSDTGKFLGKEYWKDGFFLKQMPEFSFNEAWKIDLVLEGNVLEKDARINMADINKLTVIPFFKNKSNNKSAYCSTLTLSATGKTQIRVEFSENGKLETDVYSLLRAKGYTDPSKISLYIITTNQIDKKQSWGQFLKFK; translated from the coding sequence GTGGCCAGAGTCACTGCCTGGCTTTACTTTTTGTCAATAGCAACTATATGTCACGGGCAGGTTGAAAATTTGAAGACAACCTATCCTGGCTTAAAAACACTGGTTTGGGCCCCTGGCAAAACGACTTACGAGAGCTTTGGCCAATGCACTCCCTGCATTTTAGAAACCTATGGTAAGGATGGTCATTTATACACTAAAGCTGTCCAATACACTGATTGTGGAGTTGGTTTCTACAACGAATATTACCCGAACGGCAAGCTAAAAATCACGGGTCAGCACAGGGAAAACGACACTGGCAAATGGAGCGACATCTACGCGCGAGGTTTTTGTTGGGTCAAAACCGGCGAGTGGATTTTCTATTCCGACACGGGCAAGTTCCTTGGCAAGGAGTACTGGAAAGATGGCTTTTTCCTAAAACAAATGCCCGAGTTCTCCTTTAATGAGGCGTGGAAAATTGACCTCGTTCTGGAAGGCAATGTTCTCGAAAAAGATGCCCGCATTAATATGGCTGACATCAATAAATTGACCGTCATACCTTTTTTTAAGAATAAGTCCAACAATAAATCAGCTTACTGTAGCACGCTAACCCTATCTGCAACGGGCAAAACGCAGATACGTGTTGAATTTTCGGAGAACGGGAAATTGGAAACGGATGTCTATTCCCTGCTCCGGGCAAAAGGATATACTGACCCAAGTAAAATCAGCCTTTATATTATAACGACCAATCAAATTGACAAGAAACAAAGCTGGGGACAGTTCCTCAAATTCAAGTGA
- a CDS encoding helix-turn-helix domain-containing protein, with protein sequence MRKPTALPPTLFARRHEITADYLREVDRHLADIVAGRATEMFEIRDFAGILCIHATHLSNTIKEATGHSPCYFFEERILEIARQLLRDPRRSVADVAANLTYDPSNFTKFFKRFQGCTPKQYREQVWAAERAATAAKDAAAASDARQPVAPLATAYLPA encoded by the coding sequence ATGCGTAAACCCACCGCCCTTCCCCCCACGCTTTTCGCCCGCCGGCATGAAATCACCGCCGACTACCTGCGCGAAGTGGACCGGCACCTAGCCGACATCGTGGCCGGCCGCGCCACCGAGATGTTCGAAATCCGCGACTTCGCCGGCATCCTCTGCATTCACGCCACGCACCTGAGCAACACCATCAAAGAGGCCACCGGGCACTCGCCGTGCTACTTTTTCGAGGAGCGCATCCTGGAAATAGCCCGGCAGCTGCTGCGCGACCCCCGCCGCTCGGTGGCCGACGTGGCCGCCAACCTCACCTACGACCCTTCCAACTTCACCAAGTTTTTCAAGCGCTTCCAGGGCTGCACGCCCAAGCAATACCGCGAACAGGTGTGGGCGGCGGAGCGCGCCGCCACCGCCGCGAAAGATGCCGCCGCGGCTTCCGACGCGCGGCAGCCCGTTGCTCCTTTGGCCACCGCTTACCTGCCCGCCTGA
- a CDS encoding DUF3667 domain-containing protein → MMFDYSTHLTAVVAAEALENAPAHGGARAHHTCLDCGAALTDKFCAHCGQSADTHRITLKHLLLHDLPHSVWHVDKGLVYTFYQMLTRPGLTIRGYLAGQRTRLFRPVSYLLLLVGFSALVMSAFQVDLQQAMLSSQPTAAGSPSVGLMSVVMERYFSITMKHPYLMQLVLMPLNSVVAWWLLRRAGYNYAEILLASCFIGGTLTVINLTVMLPALLAGNPAFLKLASQLVFIPTLVYSFWVHAQLLQAAPKFTAVRRYSRALGISVLQIVVLLLAAVVCIAVLTVQVLNERPDLRPKAASKKPSAAATR, encoded by the coding sequence ATGATGTTCGACTACTCTACGCACCTGACGGCGGTGGTGGCCGCCGAAGCCCTGGAAAACGCACCCGCGCACGGGGGCGCCCGGGCCCACCACACCTGCCTGGACTGCGGCGCGGCCCTGACCGATAAGTTTTGCGCCCACTGCGGCCAATCGGCCGACACGCACCGCATCACGCTCAAGCACTTACTGCTACACGACTTGCCGCACTCCGTCTGGCACGTCGATAAAGGGCTGGTGTACACCTTTTATCAAATGCTCACACGCCCGGGCCTCACCATCCGGGGGTACCTGGCCGGGCAGCGCACGCGCCTGTTCCGCCCGGTGAGCTACCTGCTGCTGCTGGTGGGCTTCTCGGCGCTGGTGATGTCGGCCTTTCAGGTCGACCTGCAGCAGGCCATGCTGTCGTCGCAGCCCACCGCGGCGGGTTCGCCATCGGTGGGGCTGATGTCGGTGGTGATGGAGCGCTACTTCTCCATCACCATGAAGCACCCCTACCTGATGCAGCTGGTGCTCATGCCGCTCAACAGCGTGGTGGCGTGGTGGCTGCTGCGGCGGGCGGGCTACAACTACGCCGAGATATTGCTGGCCAGCTGCTTCATCGGGGGCACCCTTACTGTCATCAACCTCACCGTGATGCTGCCCGCGCTGCTGGCCGGCAACCCGGCCTTCCTGAAGCTGGCTTCGCAGCTAGTCTTTATCCCGACGCTCGTTTATTCATTCTGGGTGCACGCGCAGCTACTGCAGGCTGCCCCCAAATTCACTGCGGTGCGGCGCTACAGCCGGGCACTGGGCATTTCAGTGCTGCAGATTGTGGTCCTGCTCCTAGCGGCAGTAGTGTGCATTGCCGTGCTCACGGTGCAGGTACTAAACGAGCGCCCGGACCTGCGGCCAAAAGCCGCTTCTAAAAAGCCCTCGGCAGCGGCCACCCGCTAG
- a CDS encoding SDR family NAD(P)-dependent oxidoreductase: MANKKIALVTGGNKGIGFEIVRGLLQAGCRVYLGARQAARGQQAAAELAAEGDVRFLEVDLANQATLDAAAAQLQREEGHLDILVNNAGINVPGDGSPGAADVRSVEQALQTNFIGTLAATQAFLPLVKQAAAGRIVNVSSPLGSLTIVGQHDWALLGYSASKAALNMLTVQLAYELRDTAIKVNSAAPGYTATDLNGFAGADTPAQGAAEAIRLALLPADGPTGTMSSATDGVLPW; the protein is encoded by the coding sequence ATGGCAAACAAGAAAATCGCGCTGGTCACCGGCGGCAACAAAGGCATCGGCTTCGAAATCGTGCGGGGCCTGCTGCAAGCCGGCTGCCGGGTATACCTGGGCGCCCGCCAGGCGGCCAGGGGCCAGCAAGCCGCCGCAGAACTAGCCGCCGAAGGCGACGTCCGCTTCCTCGAAGTGGACCTAGCCAACCAGGCCACGCTCGACGCGGCCGCCGCCCAGCTGCAGCGCGAAGAAGGCCACCTCGACATCCTGGTCAACAACGCGGGCATCAACGTGCCCGGCGACGGCTCGCCCGGTGCGGCCGACGTGCGCAGCGTGGAGCAAGCGCTCCAAACCAATTTCATCGGCACACTGGCCGCCACCCAGGCATTTTTGCCACTGGTGAAGCAGGCCGCGGCGGGGCGCATCGTCAACGTGTCGAGTCCGCTGGGTTCGCTCACCATCGTGGGGCAGCACGACTGGGCCCTGCTGGGCTACTCGGCTTCGAAAGCGGCGCTGAACATGCTCACCGTGCAGCTGGCCTACGAGCTGCGCGACACGGCCATCAAAGTGAATTCGGCCGCCCCCGGCTACACCGCCACCGACCTCAATGGCTTTGCCGGCGCCGACACCCCCGCGCAGGGCGCCGCCGAGGCCATCCGCCTGGCCCTGCTGCCGGCCGACGGCCCCACCGGCACGATGTCGTCGGCCACCGATGGCGTGCTGCCCTGGTAG